Part of the bacterium genome is shown below.
CGAGCGGCGCCATCGGATTCGGGGACATGCTGACCCTGGCCCGCCGCGTGAAAGCGGCCCTGGCCGATCCTGACGTGGCCGGAGTCGTGATCACGCATGGCACCGCAACGGTCGAACAGACCGCCTACTTTCTCGACGTCGTGCTCGAGGAGGACCGCCCGGTCGTGATGACCGGCGCGATGCGCAATCCGACCTTGCCCAGCGACGACGGTCCGCTGAACTTGCTCAACGCCGTCCAGGTCGCCGCGTGTCCCCGCGCCCGGCAGCTGGGTGTGCTGGTCGTGATGAATGGCTTCGTGCATTGCAGTCTGGATGTCGCGAAGATGAGCTCGTCGAACGTGAACGCGTTTCAGTCCCTCGAGTTCGGACCGCTGGGAGCCGTCGATGAAGACCACGTGTATTTCGCCCGCCGGCCCTTCCGCCGGTTGCCGGGGATCATGCCCGAGGCCGTCACGGCGCGCGTGGAGCATGTCCCGTTCGCTGCGGACGCGAGCAACCTAGCTCTGCGCGCGGCGGTCGAGGCGGGCGTCGACGGCCTCGTTGTCGAGTCGGGCCGCCTAACGCCCCCTCAGGTGGAACTCCTCACCGAAGCCCTCCGCCGCGGCAGCGCCGTCGTGATCGCGAACCCCTACCACACCGGGCGGCTGCATCGGAATACCTACCGGCACGAAGGTGCCGAGGCCCACCTGCTGACGCTGGGGATGATCTTCACCGGCACCCCCGCCCTCAAGGCCCGGATCAAGCTCACGGTGCTCTTGAGCGCCGGCGTGAGCCGCGAGCGGATCCGCGAACTCTTTCACGCGGAGTGGCAGTAGCGGCGCCGCCGAGCAAATCGGGGAGGAGATCCGCGTGACTCGCGGCGTAAAAAAGGGGTATGCGGTCTGACGAGCGTCGCGGGCCATGAGCGCGCAGGGCTGTTACTGCATACGCACGGAGTCGCGGGACCGGCCCATGTACGACATCGCGATCGAGCGCGGCATCCTCGAACCCCAGGGGATCCGTCTCGAATCGGTGGATATGGATGCCCCCGACGCGTTTCCCCGCCTAGCGCCGAAGGCGGATGCGGTCCTCCACATGCGGGGAGTGCTCGATGCCGGCCGGATTTCGCTGCTCGATCGCTGCCGCATTATCGCCCACTACGGCACCGGCGTGGACCGGGTGGATGTCGGCGCCGCCACTGCACGGGGCATCTGGGTGACGAACGGACCGCGCTACGCCGTGGACGAGGTCTCGTCTCATGCGATCGCGCTCCTCCTCGCGGTCGCACGCAAGGTCGTCGCCGGGGACCGGGCCGTACGGTCCGGCGCCTGGCACATTAAGCCCATCGTTCCGCTCCACCGGATTGCCGGGAAGACGCTCGGCCTCCTCGGATTCGGGAACATCGCACGGGCGACGGGCCGGAAGGGGGCCGCGCTGGGACTTCAGGTGATCGCGTATGACCCCTACGTCGACGCTGACGTGTTCCGCGGCGCGGGCGTCCGCCGAGTGGATTTGGAAACGTGTCTCGCCGAGGCCGATTTCCTCTCCGTGCACCTCCCGCTGACGGCGGAGACGCGCGGCCTCATCGACCGGGAGGCCCTCAATCGGATGAAGGCCTCGGCCGTCCTCGTGAACACCTCGCGCGGCGGGGTAATCGACGAAGCAGCACTGGTGGACGCGCTGCACTCCGGCCGCCTCCGCGGCGCGGGACTCGACGTGTTCGCCGCAGAGCCGCTGCCCACCGACCATCCTCTCCTCGGGATCCCTACCGTGACCGTGTCGGGGCATGTCGGCTTCTACTCCGAAGAGTCCATTGAACAGATGCAGCGCGACGCGGCCGAGCAGGTCGTTGGGGCGCTGGAAGGGTCGGTCCCGGAGTTCCTGATCAATCGGGAGGTCCTCGAGCGGCGTCCCGGCGCGCGTTCGTCTCCCGGTTAGGAGCACGCGATGGCGGTCCAAGATCGGATCATGTGCATCAGCGCGCATGCAGCGGATTTCTGTGTGCGCGCGGGAGGAACACTCGCCCGCTACGCGAACGGGGGCGCGCCCGTGAGGGTGGTGGTGCTCAGCCCTGGAGCCCGGGGCGAATCCAACGAGTTTTGGAAGGCGCGCAAGGGGAAGGCGACCGAAGAAGAAGTCTCCATGATCCGCCGCGAGGAGGCGACGCGGGCCGCAGCCATCCTCGGAGTCGAGATCGTGTTCTACGACTACTCCGATCAGCCGCTCGTGTTCGACCGCGCGCTGCTGATGCGGCTG
Proteins encoded:
- a CDS encoding asparaginase — its product is MPLPRVHLITTGGTIAGARGPSGTVAPGLTPDQLLARIPEATAYAQLTVEAFLEVPSGAIGFGDMLTLARRVKAALADPDVAGVVITHGTATVEQTAYFLDVVLEEDRPVVMTGAMRNPTLPSDDGPLNLLNAVQVAACPRARQLGVLVVMNGFVHCSLDVAKMSSSNVNAFQSLEFGPLGAVDEDHVYFARRPFRRLPGIMPEAVTARVEHVPFAADASNLALRAAVEAGVDGLVVESGRLTPPQVELLTEALRRGSAVVIANPYHTGRLHRNTYRHEGAEAHLLTLGMIFTGTPALKARIKLTVLLSAGVSRERIRELFHAEWQ
- a CDS encoding C-terminal binding protein, with product MSAQGCYCIRTESRDRPMYDIAIERGILEPQGIRLESVDMDAPDAFPRLAPKADAVLHMRGVLDAGRISLLDRCRIIAHYGTGVDRVDVGAATARGIWVTNGPRYAVDEVSSHAIALLLAVARKVVAGDRAVRSGAWHIKPIVPLHRIAGKTLGLLGFGNIARATGRKGAALGLQVIAYDPYVDADVFRGAGVRRVDLETCLAEADFLSVHLPLTAETRGLIDREALNRMKASAVLVNTSRGGVIDEAALVDALHSGRLRGAGLDVFAAEPLPTDHPLLGIPTVTVSGHVGFYSEESIEQMQRDAAEQVVGALEGSVPEFLINREVLERRPGARSSPG